The following are from one region of the Cystobacter fuscus DSM 2262 genome:
- a CDS encoding HD domain-containing protein, translating to MTTDNHQTDPSSSSAPEASVETVRKVYAKDLREKDPVHTVFRVAQKTRVTARSGKVFLSLVLTDKSGEIDARVFDKVDALEPTFSAGDYALVHGHVIAFHGKTQVVIEALEKLDPEPLDPKEFEPPPAPLAPAAAAPEESAAPKRDEARKDEPAARREESAPAKGGEGPGGARAVGQIRELVAERVNDANVKALLLAFLDDAQVAAALPHAPAAKGVHHSYRGGLADHLLSVLRLVLRVADHYPMADRDLLLAGALLHDVMRVAETSAGGEPTDEGRLVGHLVLTAQKIREKALGIPHFPPLLEQHLTHLVIAQFGQVESGSPRAPVTLEAQIIHSLTALDARIAAWTDAMQRDPHDRWTENLRPYNRSLWKGPAPTSRGRAPVEGGGRRKNKEKKNRERPEKSAGAPSGDGAPVEARAERPERAERPPKPPREPRPPREPREAKEPREPREAREPKPPREPVNVPKELTFKPFSVLTAPKAEPKSEDGTDTEG from the coding sequence ATGACGACCGACAATCATCAGACAGACCCCTCCTCCTCCTCCGCCCCCGAGGCCTCCGTGGAAACGGTGCGCAAGGTGTACGCGAAGGATCTCCGCGAGAAGGACCCCGTCCACACCGTCTTCCGCGTGGCGCAGAAGACCCGCGTCACCGCGCGCAGTGGCAAGGTGTTCCTCTCGCTCGTGCTCACCGACAAGAGCGGTGAGATCGACGCGCGCGTCTTCGACAAGGTCGACGCCCTCGAGCCCACCTTCTCCGCGGGCGACTACGCGCTCGTGCACGGCCACGTCATCGCCTTCCATGGCAAGACGCAGGTCGTCATCGAGGCGCTCGAGAAGCTGGATCCCGAGCCGCTCGATCCCAAGGAGTTCGAGCCCCCGCCGGCGCCCCTCGCCCCGGCCGCCGCCGCCCCCGAGGAGTCCGCCGCGCCCAAGCGCGACGAGGCCCGCAAGGACGAGCCGGCCGCCCGGCGCGAGGAGTCCGCTCCCGCCAAGGGTGGCGAGGGCCCCGGAGGCGCTCGCGCCGTGGGGCAGATCCGCGAGCTCGTCGCCGAGCGCGTGAACGACGCCAACGTGAAGGCACTGCTGCTGGCCTTCCTGGATGACGCACAGGTCGCCGCGGCCCTGCCGCACGCGCCCGCCGCCAAGGGCGTCCACCACTCCTACCGCGGGGGCCTGGCCGATCACCTCCTGTCGGTGCTGCGGCTCGTGCTGCGCGTGGCCGACCACTACCCCATGGCGGATCGCGACCTGCTGCTCGCCGGCGCCCTGCTCCATGACGTGATGCGGGTGGCGGAGACCTCCGCGGGCGGAGAGCCCACCGACGAGGGCCGGCTCGTGGGCCACCTGGTGCTCACGGCGCAGAAGATCCGCGAGAAGGCGCTCGGCATCCCCCACTTCCCGCCCCTGCTCGAGCAGCACCTCACCCACCTCGTCATCGCCCAGTTCGGCCAGGTGGAGAGCGGCTCGCCCCGGGCCCCCGTGACGCTCGAGGCGCAGATCATCCACTCGCTCACCGCGCTCGACGCGCGCATCGCCGCCTGGACGGACGCCATGCAGCGCGACCCCCACGATCGGTGGACCGAGAACCTCCGGCCCTACAACCGCTCGCTCTGGAAGGGTCCGGCGCCTACCTCGCGGGGCCGGGCGCCCGTGGAGGGCGGTGGCCGCCGCAAGAACAAGGAGAAGAAGAACCGGGAGCGGCCGGAGAAGTCCGCGGGCGCACCCTCGGGCGACGGCGCCCCGGTGGAGGCCCGTGCCGAGCGTCCCGAGCGCGCCGAGCGCCCGCCCAAGCCCCCGCGCGAGCCCCGTCCGCCGCGCGAGCCTCGGGAGGCCAAGGAGCCCCGGGAGCCTCGGGAGGCGCGCGAGCCCAAGCCGCCGCGCGAGCCGGTGAACGTGCCCAAGGAGCTGACCTTCAAGCCCTTCAGCGTGCTGACGGCGCCGAAGGCGGAGCCCAAGTCCGAGGACGGCACGGACACGGAAGGTTGA
- a CDS encoding HD domain-containing phosphohydrolase, with the protein MAKRLGERLVEAGLVTSESIQKALEHQKITGHRLGDCLVEIGLLQESGLLRFLAAEFQTRFVSAEKLAKARIATEVLDKVPVRLAEAQNVLPLAIDPERKLLSVVAAEPQNKKLMDEIALVTGMSEVYAYVGLRSSIAAAIRKHYYGDPTAFASLELGGHMRADVNAMASAFESTTGTAPKASLQLRLDSETRHRLQRPGTQTRAGTRGDALLASRGTVSDGDYIETLNILVSMMEREHKHHRGHSAQLARQAAVVARRLGMAPKDVTAVSIAGLLHDLGKPAERHFCLASNAVNPEWMAEAKRYCRVPTKLFETVNLPVQVNTMLAQLYEAYDGSGTPQGVKGDDITLGARILATVDSYLELTKNPANALGKLHSKAKAIEHLKENAGKLYDPLVANIVTQVQSGELLRQRLVNDGRQIFIVEPEQGTRTGLLEAVQKQGLVAYALSLLDGAYDALVHQECDVLVVGLKFGIDEVVALLQAVRASAEHAGLPVVVLGDPDPGLRERLMMCGATAVLPPTALAEAARTLKTLYEDRIRHNGPARVVRGGMDELPGPELFKCLGGGKKSGRLHLKYHVHEGFLHLEKGRVVFASAAGQTGEPALQTLLGFTQADFRYDPDSLLLDVPQLDQELESLAQRIVPRRTSVYVPTV; encoded by the coding sequence ATGGCGAAGCGACTGGGTGAACGGCTCGTCGAAGCGGGCCTTGTCACGAGCGAGTCCATCCAGAAGGCGCTGGAGCACCAGAAGATCACCGGCCACCGGCTGGGGGACTGTCTGGTGGAGATCGGCCTGCTCCAGGAATCGGGGTTGCTGCGATTCCTGGCGGCCGAGTTCCAGACCCGCTTCGTCTCCGCGGAGAAGCTGGCCAAGGCGCGCATCGCCACCGAGGTGTTGGACAAGGTGCCGGTGCGGCTGGCGGAGGCGCAGAACGTGCTCCCGCTGGCCATCGATCCGGAGCGCAAGCTCCTGTCGGTGGTGGCGGCCGAGCCGCAGAACAAGAAGTTGATGGACGAGATCGCCCTGGTGACGGGCATGTCCGAGGTCTACGCGTACGTGGGCCTGCGCAGCTCCATCGCCGCGGCCATCCGCAAGCACTACTACGGAGACCCCACGGCCTTCGCGTCGCTGGAGCTGGGCGGCCACATGCGCGCGGACGTCAACGCCATGGCCTCCGCCTTCGAGAGCACCACCGGGACGGCGCCCAAGGCGAGCCTCCAGCTGCGGCTCGACTCGGAGACCCGCCATCGGCTGCAGCGTCCGGGCACGCAGACGCGCGCGGGTACGCGGGGGGATGCGCTCCTGGCCTCGCGCGGCACCGTGTCGGACGGCGACTACATCGAGACGTTGAACATCCTGGTGTCGATGATGGAGCGCGAACACAAGCACCACCGGGGGCACTCGGCGCAGCTCGCGCGCCAGGCGGCGGTGGTGGCGCGGCGCCTGGGCATGGCGCCCAAGGACGTGACGGCGGTGAGCATCGCCGGCCTGCTGCACGACCTGGGCAAGCCCGCCGAGCGCCATTTCTGCCTGGCGAGCAACGCGGTCAATCCCGAGTGGATGGCCGAGGCGAAGCGCTACTGCCGCGTCCCCACCAAGCTCTTCGAGACGGTGAACCTGCCGGTGCAGGTGAACACCATGCTCGCGCAGCTCTACGAGGCCTATGACGGCTCGGGCACGCCCCAGGGCGTCAAGGGCGACGACATCACCCTGGGCGCGCGCATCCTCGCGACGGTGGACAGCTACCTGGAGCTGACGAAGAACCCGGCCAATGCGCTCGGCAAGCTGCACAGCAAGGCCAAGGCGATCGAGCACCTGAAGGAGAACGCCGGGAAGCTGTACGACCCCTTGGTGGCGAACATCGTCACGCAGGTGCAGAGCGGCGAGTTGCTGCGGCAGAGGCTCGTCAACGACGGCCGGCAGATCTTCATCGTGGAGCCCGAGCAGGGCACGCGGACGGGGCTGCTGGAGGCCGTGCAGAAGCAGGGGCTGGTGGCGTATGCGCTGTCGCTGCTGGACGGGGCGTACGACGCGCTGGTGCATCAGGAGTGCGACGTGCTGGTGGTGGGGCTGAAGTTCGGCATCGACGAGGTGGTGGCCCTGTTGCAGGCGGTGCGCGCCTCGGCGGAGCACGCGGGCCTGCCCGTGGTGGTGCTCGGAGATCCGGACCCGGGCCTACGCGAGCGGTTGATGATGTGCGGGGCGACGGCGGTGCTCCCCCCCACGGCGCTGGCCGAGGCGGCCCGGACGCTGAAGACGCTGTACGAGGATCGCATCCGGCACAACGGGCCCGCGCGGGTGGTGCGCGGAGGCATGGACGAGCTGCCCGGACCGGAGCTGTTCAAGTGCCTGGGCGGGGGCAAGAAGTCAGGGCGGCTGCACCTCAAGTACCACGTGCATGAGGGCTTCCTGCACCTGGAGAAGGGCCGGGTCGTCTTCGCCTCCGCGGCGGGACAGACTGGTGAGCCGGCCCTGCAGACGCTGCTGGGCTTCACCCAGGCCGACTTCCGCTACGATCCGGACTCGCTGCTGTTGGACGTGCCCCAGTTGGATCAGGAGCTCGAGTCCCTGGCCCAGCGCATCGTCCCCCGCAGGACCTCGGTGTACGTGCCCACGGTGTGA
- a CDS encoding type VI immunity family protein, with translation MNSEPWPHIRIYSEKGLLVLRDGFSITLYTRHPHAQIAEGALRSLELYLNAVEPGALGLYADLDGYWQNLDSTAWKLIRDELRHPTQAHIELADASAVQARYRFTYHGSSFTPLPFIRDTSTWVSAMSCWLPTEYLKERGFAQVRELVMGMASCFPFCSGHAGLSLHAQNDLLSLEKVSRARANRYPGMDIALSALPTLDIGTRVNGVHWLNFLGPPVLDALGGITGLRVRLHSPDITVQEMEEGRAVVTLGAHPDAGDLEEGRTLPAYRELARVLEPFLYQRRYLPNEEVPEELRRWERRFLD, from the coding sequence ATGAATAGTGAGCCCTGGCCCCATATTCGCATCTATTCAGAGAAGGGACTTCTGGTCCTTCGAGACGGATTCAGCATTACACTCTATACACGGCACCCTCACGCGCAGATAGCGGAAGGGGCCCTGCGCTCGCTCGAACTTTATCTGAACGCGGTGGAGCCCGGTGCGCTTGGCTTGTACGCAGACCTGGACGGGTACTGGCAAAATCTCGATTCCACCGCCTGGAAGCTCATCCGAGATGAGCTTCGACACCCCACCCAAGCCCATATTGAGCTGGCAGATGCATCGGCCGTCCAAGCGCGCTATCGCTTCACCTACCATGGCAGCTCGTTTACTCCCCTCCCCTTCATCAGAGACACTTCGACATGGGTCTCGGCGATGTCTTGCTGGCTGCCCACGGAGTACCTGAAAGAGCGCGGTTTCGCGCAAGTGCGTGAACTCGTGATGGGAATGGCGTCGTGCTTTCCTTTCTGCTCTGGCCATGCAGGCCTCTCCCTTCATGCCCAGAACGACCTCCTGTCTTTGGAGAAGGTGTCCCGCGCGAGAGCGAACCGGTATCCAGGCATGGACATCGCGCTTTCTGCCCTTCCCACCCTGGACATTGGAACGAGGGTCAACGGTGTGCATTGGCTGAACTTCCTGGGCCCTCCCGTGCTGGACGCATTGGGGGGCATCACGGGCCTCCGAGTTCGCTTGCACTCGCCAGACATCACCGTTCAGGAAATGGAGGAGGGGCGGGCCGTCGTCACCCTCGGCGCTCATCCTGACGCCGGAGACCTTGAGGAGGGACGCACGCTCCCCGCCTACCGGGAACTGGCGCGCGTCCTGGAGCCCTTCCTCTATCAACGACGCTATCTGCCGAACGAAGAGGTCCCCGAAGAGCTTCGCCGCTGGGAGCGCCGCTTCCTGGATTGA
- a CDS encoding adenylate/guanylate cyclase domain-containing protein, whose translation MCCLQCNQESPEGAKFCMGCGTPLAALCGDCGAPNQLDARFCGQCGAPLGAKSSPFVASAPEAERRQLTVLFCDLVGSTALSERLDPEDLREVVRAYQECAARVIARHDGHIAQYLGDGLLVYFGYPVAHEDDGLRAVRAGLEILQEVAALDARGQRLQVRIGIHTGLVVVGEVGGGKFREQLALGDTPNLAARVQAKAEPDTLVISAATSRLVRGFFALEDLGEHGLKGLSRATRLYRVLHETGARSRMDAATADGFTPFVGREHELEVLVGHWSRAAAGSGQVVCIRGEPGIGKSRLLKMLGSRLPEGEHFLLECRCLPYYQNSALYPVMELFERQLELRRLPSPAEKLTRLREFLAGYGLGSPEALGLMASLLSIPLAANPVLEIPAQKKRHRTLELLGALLCGVAEQRPLVFVLEDLHWADPSTLELTQLLVDRTHSERLLCLFTTRPGFHVDWAAVPYLHALEMLPLKPGEVAVMVAHVTGNKSLPAELERQVLARSGGTPLFVEELTKAILEAGVLRERENRYELVGRVPDGLIPVSVHDSLMARIDRLGPSKPVAQLAATLGREFPYEVLKAVAGKEDEVLQGHLSKLLESELVYQQGALPEAVFIFKHALIRDAAYESLLRKTRKQYHQQIAQTLQHEFPEVADTQPELMASHYEGAELPRDAIREWENAGQRAMVRGANREAMAHLRCALALLVQIPDETERLKLELPIQLELAAALMAIDGWASPVVEAASCRARDLCYVLGDQERLLPALWCLWTFHFIGGQLEPALETARHVMDLAWGSKQGLPRLLAHYAMGQTHLFRGEFLDARWHGEQGLLLFDLEQERLITGRFQLSPTMNCQYTLAASLWMLGYRDQGERVLEEMFTLARTLGHVPSIASAMGPSLMLRHYQQDVESTWRTAQELFVLSNEQGFRLWEAVSFTYRAWAHSRRGDSRTGITELRQGIQLFRDIGGGLALTGMFVMLGEVLMLAGQYEEALAALAEGMRNATTRGEHLCEPELHRLRGEVLRRMDQTSRDAARGSFQQAIRLARHQRAWSLELRAVLGLCRMLDEDGQQVEAGELLRDIYSGFTEGLNTPDLCEARALLEKLRLQTG comes from the coding sequence ATGTGCTGTTTGCAATGCAATCAGGAGAGTCCCGAGGGCGCGAAGTTCTGCATGGGGTGCGGCACCCCGCTGGCCGCTCTGTGTGGGGACTGTGGCGCCCCCAATCAGCTGGACGCCAGGTTCTGTGGCCAGTGTGGCGCTCCGCTCGGCGCGAAGTCGTCCCCCTTCGTGGCTTCCGCTCCCGAGGCGGAGCGCCGGCAACTCACCGTACTGTTCTGTGATCTGGTGGGCTCCACGGCGCTCTCCGAACGGCTGGATCCCGAGGATCTGCGCGAGGTGGTGCGCGCCTACCAGGAGTGCGCCGCCCGGGTGATTGCCCGCCACGACGGCCACATCGCCCAGTACCTGGGGGATGGACTGCTCGTCTACTTTGGCTATCCGGTGGCCCACGAGGACGATGGGCTGCGCGCTGTCCGCGCCGGCCTGGAGATCCTCCAGGAGGTGGCCGCGCTGGACGCCCGGGGCCAACGGCTTCAGGTGCGCATTGGCATCCACACCGGCCTGGTGGTGGTGGGAGAGGTGGGCGGAGGGAAGTTCCGCGAACAGTTGGCGCTCGGGGATACCCCCAATCTGGCGGCGCGTGTACAGGCCAAGGCCGAGCCGGACACCCTGGTCATCAGCGCCGCCACCAGCCGGCTGGTGCGTGGCTTCTTCGCCCTGGAGGATCTGGGCGAGCACGGTCTCAAGGGCCTGTCTCGCGCGACCCGGCTCTACCGGGTGTTGCACGAGACGGGCGCGAGGAGCCGCATGGACGCGGCCACCGCGGATGGGTTCACCCCCTTCGTCGGCCGCGAGCACGAACTGGAGGTGCTCGTCGGGCACTGGTCTCGCGCCGCCGCTGGAAGCGGTCAGGTGGTCTGCATCCGAGGCGAGCCGGGTATCGGCAAGTCGCGCCTGCTCAAGATGCTGGGCAGCAGGCTTCCGGAGGGTGAGCACTTCCTGCTCGAGTGCCGCTGCCTGCCCTACTACCAGAACAGCGCCCTGTACCCGGTGATGGAGCTGTTCGAGCGGCAGCTCGAGCTGCGCAGACTGCCCTCGCCCGCGGAGAAGCTGACCCGGCTGCGGGAGTTCCTCGCCGGGTATGGACTCGGCTCCCCGGAAGCCCTGGGGTTGATGGCCTCGCTCCTCTCCATTCCTCTCGCGGCGAATCCGGTGCTGGAGATTCCGGCCCAGAAGAAGCGCCATCGCACCCTGGAACTCCTGGGCGCGCTGCTCTGCGGAGTCGCCGAGCAGCGCCCGTTGGTCTTCGTGCTGGAGGACCTGCACTGGGCGGATCCCTCGACGCTGGAGCTGACGCAACTCCTGGTCGACCGGACGCACTCGGAACGCCTGCTGTGCCTGTTCACCACCCGCCCCGGGTTCCATGTGGACTGGGCCGCGGTGCCGTACCTGCATGCGTTGGAGATGCTCCCGCTGAAGCCAGGTGAGGTGGCCGTGATGGTGGCCCACGTCACCGGCAACAAGTCCCTGCCCGCCGAGCTGGAGCGTCAGGTGCTGGCGCGCAGCGGGGGCACCCCGTTGTTCGTGGAGGAGCTGACCAAGGCCATCCTGGAGGCGGGGGTGCTGCGTGAGCGGGAGAACCGTTATGAGCTGGTCGGGCGTGTTCCCGATGGCCTCATCCCCGTCTCCGTGCACGACTCGCTGATGGCGAGGATCGACCGCTTGGGTCCGAGCAAGCCGGTGGCCCAGCTCGCGGCCACCCTGGGGCGCGAGTTCCCCTACGAGGTGCTCAAGGCGGTGGCTGGCAAGGAAGACGAGGTGCTCCAGGGGCATCTGTCCAAGCTGCTGGAGAGCGAGCTGGTGTACCAGCAGGGGGCGTTGCCCGAGGCTGTCTTCATCTTCAAGCACGCGCTCATCCGGGACGCCGCCTACGAGTCGCTGTTGCGCAAGACCCGGAAGCAGTACCACCAGCAGATCGCCCAGACGCTTCAGCACGAGTTCCCGGAGGTGGCCGATACCCAGCCGGAACTCATGGCGAGCCACTATGAGGGCGCGGAGCTGCCGCGGGACGCCATCCGCGAATGGGAGAATGCGGGCCAGCGTGCCATGGTGCGTGGGGCCAACCGAGAGGCCATGGCCCACCTCCGGTGTGCGCTCGCGCTGCTGGTGCAGATTCCGGACGAGACAGAGCGGCTCAAACTGGAGCTGCCCATCCAACTGGAGCTCGCGGCGGCGCTGATGGCGATCGATGGTTGGGCCTCGCCCGTGGTGGAAGCGGCGTCCTGCCGCGCTCGTGACCTCTGCTATGTCCTGGGCGATCAGGAGCGCTTGCTGCCCGCGTTGTGGTGCCTGTGGACGTTCCATTTCATCGGGGGCCAGCTGGAGCCCGCGTTGGAAACGGCACGGCATGTCATGGATCTCGCATGGGGCTCGAAGCAGGGATTGCCAAGGCTCCTCGCGCACTACGCCATGGGCCAGACGCATCTGTTCCGTGGCGAGTTCCTCGATGCCCGCTGGCATGGTGAACAGGGCCTGTTGCTCTTCGATCTCGAGCAGGAGCGCCTCATCACCGGACGATTCCAGCTCTCCCCGACGATGAACTGCCAGTACACCCTGGCGGCGAGCCTGTGGATGCTTGGCTACCGGGACCAGGGAGAGCGGGTGCTGGAGGAGATGTTCACCCTGGCTCGGACCCTGGGGCACGTGCCCAGCATCGCCAGCGCCATGGGGCCCAGCCTCATGCTGCGCCACTACCAGCAAGACGTCGAAAGCACCTGGCGCACAGCGCAGGAGTTGTTCGTCCTCTCGAATGAACAGGGCTTCCGGCTCTGGGAGGCGGTCTCATTCACGTACCGCGCCTGGGCTCACTCCAGACGGGGGGACTCGAGGACCGGCATCACCGAGTTGCGGCAGGGCATCCAGCTCTTCCGAGACATTGGTGGGGGACTCGCCCTTACGGGGATGTTCGTCATGCTGGGCGAGGTGTTGATGCTGGCGGGCCAGTACGAGGAAGCGCTCGCGGCGCTGGCCGAGGGGATGCGGAACGCCACCACTCGAGGTGAGCATCTGTGCGAACCCGAGCTTCACCGCCTGCGGGGCGAGGTCCTGAGAAGGATGGACCAGACATCGCGGGACGCGGCGCGAGGGAGCTTCCAGCAGGCCATCCGGCTCGCGCGGCATCAGCGTGCCTGGTCACTCGAGCTGCGCGCGGTGTTGGGCCTGTGCAGGATGCTCGACGAAGACGGTCAGCAGGTCGAGGCAGGCGAATTGCTGCGGGACATCTACAGCGGGTTCACCGAGGGCTTGAACACCCCGGACTTGTGCGAGGCACGGGCCCTCCTCGAGAAACTCCGCCTCCAGACGGGCTGA
- a CDS encoding HEAT repeat domain-containing protein, translating into MMDWRAERDRALFSLEHDRDPRLRAEAAELLFHLAAEEPSRAPELASVLPGLLADKQVAVRRTGVGMATAVLPADELPGFLAAQASDEESLVRLEAAGRMADLVRADCRGSLARFLEDSSFEVRFEAARGMASLQHPAGLEVLLQALDKDLLRFRALGALAELGDARALPAVRDVFHRLLLPAFDRTQAAGVLARLGDAEGAAWLLKRSERRRWNWAQDRALAVELCGEVKIPGALERLHAIVVDPRDKCRGAAARGLGRLGDACALPWLLSLLDEPGVPEDFRLDAAEGLWLLAVPEGRARVRAALPAFSAEARTELTELIQEMP; encoded by the coding sequence GTGATGGACTGGCGGGCCGAACGGGACCGGGCCCTCTTCTCCCTCGAGCACGACAGGGATCCGCGCCTGCGTGCCGAGGCGGCGGAGCTGCTCTTCCACCTCGCGGCGGAGGAGCCCTCGCGCGCGCCCGAGCTGGCCTCCGTCCTTCCCGGCCTGCTCGCGGACAAGCAGGTGGCGGTGCGCCGCACCGGCGTGGGCATGGCCACCGCGGTGCTCCCCGCCGACGAGCTGCCGGGCTTCCTCGCCGCCCAGGCCTCCGACGAGGAGAGCCTCGTGCGCCTGGAGGCCGCCGGGCGGATGGCCGACCTCGTCCGGGCGGACTGCCGCGGCTCCCTGGCCCGCTTCCTGGAGGATTCCTCCTTCGAGGTCCGCTTCGAGGCCGCGCGCGGCATGGCCTCGCTCCAGCACCCCGCGGGGCTCGAGGTGCTGCTCCAGGCCCTGGACAAGGACCTGCTGCGCTTTCGTGCGCTCGGGGCACTCGCCGAGCTGGGCGACGCGCGCGCCCTGCCCGCGGTGCGCGACGTGTTCCATCGCCTGCTGTTGCCCGCGTTCGATCGCACCCAGGCGGCGGGGGTGCTCGCGCGGCTGGGCGACGCCGAGGGCGCGGCGTGGCTGCTCAAGCGCAGCGAGCGGCGGCGGTGGAACTGGGCCCAGGACCGGGCCCTCGCCGTGGAGTTGTGCGGCGAGGTGAAGATCCCGGGCGCCCTGGAGCGGCTGCACGCCATCGTCGTGGATCCCCGCGACAAGTGCCGGGGCGCGGCGGCGCGGGGCCTCGGCCGGCTGGGGGACGCATGCGCCCTGCCGTGGCTGCTCTCGCTGCTCGATGAACCTGGAGTACCCGAGGACTTCCGGCTCGATGCCGCCGAGGGATTGTGGTTGCTCGCCGTTCCCGAGGGCCGGGCACGGGTTCGCGCGGCACTGCCCGCGTTCTCCGCCGAGGCCCGTACCGAGCTCACCGAGCTCATCCAGGAGATGCCATGA
- the metG gene encoding methionine--tRNA ligase produces the protein MAQRILVTSALPYANGPIHIGHLVEYVQTDIYVRFLRSCGKDVVYFCADDTHGTPIEINAAKQGLKPEEFIGRWYDAHQADFRDFGVSVDYFHSTNSPENKHYAELIYGRLKDHGDIEKRDIEQAYCETDKRFLPDRFIKGTCPNCKATEQYGDACEKCGKAYAPTDLIDPKCALCGTPPVRRNSSHLFFKLSRHADFLQQTLRREGFINPGLATQLQGFFEKGLADWDISRDGPYFGFNIPGETDKYFYVWLDAPIGYIATTEKWAKSTGKAQSALDFWSEDSDTRIIHFIGKDIVYFHALFWPAVLKVAGLKRPDAIKAHGHLTVNGEKMSKSRGTLIPARSYLEHLDPSYLRYFYAANLGPGVEDLDLSLKDFRLRVNGELVNNIGNLANRSLSMLAGAALDKRLAPATKEGPGRALVEAALARVPEVREAYEKLEYRNAIRVITEISQSANGFLQTAAPWVKVKTDPEAARADLSDAAEVAYLLGALLTPVIPRVAEKLFAQLNAPPLTFEVLATARYPLLDRARPVGTPEPLMPRLEEERVNAILGGAPAPAEPAPETKKGGKAEKKAAEPKPAEVKAPEAKPAEVAPGEIDITDFAKVVLKVGHILAAERVPKADKLLKLTVDLGEGQPRTICSGIAEAFQPEQVQGRKVVVVANLKPRMLRGIESRGMILTAGSGGKDLSLLDPGDMPPGSEVK, from the coding sequence ATGGCGCAGAGAATCCTCGTCACCAGCGCGCTGCCGTACGCCAATGGCCCCATCCACATCGGCCACCTCGTCGAGTACGTCCAGACCGACATCTATGTCCGCTTCCTGCGCTCCTGCGGCAAGGACGTCGTCTACTTCTGCGCGGACGACACCCACGGCACCCCCATCGAGATCAACGCCGCCAAGCAGGGGCTCAAGCCCGAGGAGTTCATCGGCCGGTGGTATGACGCGCACCAGGCGGACTTCCGCGACTTCGGCGTGAGCGTCGACTACTTCCACTCGACGAACTCGCCGGAGAACAAGCACTACGCCGAGCTCATCTACGGCAGGCTCAAGGATCACGGCGACATCGAGAAGCGCGACATCGAGCAGGCCTACTGCGAGACCGACAAGCGCTTCCTGCCCGACCGCTTCATCAAGGGCACCTGCCCCAACTGCAAGGCCACGGAGCAGTACGGTGACGCCTGCGAGAAGTGCGGCAAGGCCTACGCGCCCACGGACCTCATCGATCCGAAGTGCGCGCTGTGTGGCACGCCGCCCGTGCGCCGCAACTCCTCGCACCTGTTCTTCAAGCTGTCGCGCCACGCGGACTTCCTCCAGCAGACGCTGCGCCGCGAGGGCTTCATCAACCCCGGTCTCGCCACCCAGCTCCAGGGCTTCTTCGAGAAGGGCCTGGCCGACTGGGACATCAGCCGCGACGGGCCCTACTTCGGCTTCAACATCCCGGGCGAGACGGACAAGTACTTCTACGTGTGGCTGGACGCGCCCATCGGGTACATCGCCACCACGGAGAAGTGGGCCAAGAGCACGGGCAAGGCCCAGAGCGCCCTGGACTTCTGGTCCGAGGACAGTGACACGCGCATCATCCACTTCATCGGCAAGGACATCGTCTACTTCCACGCGCTCTTCTGGCCCGCGGTGCTCAAGGTGGCCGGGCTCAAGCGGCCCGATGCCATCAAGGCCCACGGCCACCTCACGGTGAACGGCGAGAAGATGTCCAAGAGCCGCGGCACGCTCATCCCCGCGCGCTCCTACCTGGAGCACCTGGATCCGAGCTACCTGCGCTACTTCTACGCGGCCAACCTCGGCCCGGGCGTCGAGGACCTCGACCTGAGCCTCAAGGACTTCCGCCTCCGGGTGAACGGAGAGCTGGTCAACAACATCGGCAACCTCGCCAACCGCAGCCTGTCCATGCTCGCGGGCGCCGCGCTGGACAAGCGGCTGGCTCCCGCGACGAAGGAGGGCCCCGGCCGCGCCCTGGTCGAGGCCGCGCTCGCCCGCGTCCCCGAGGTGCGCGAGGCCTACGAGAAGCTCGAGTACCGCAACGCCATCCGCGTCATCACCGAGATCTCCCAGTCCGCCAACGGCTTCCTCCAGACCGCGGCCCCCTGGGTCAAGGTGAAGACGGACCCCGAGGCCGCTCGCGCCGACCTGAGCGACGCCGCCGAGGTGGCCTACCTGCTGGGCGCGCTGCTCACGCCGGTGATTCCGCGCGTGGCCGAGAAGCTCTTCGCCCAGCTCAACGCGCCGCCGCTCACCTTCGAGGTGCTCGCCACCGCGCGCTACCCGCTGCTCGACCGCGCCCGCCCCGTGGGCACCCCCGAGCCGCTCATGCCGCGGCTGGAGGAGGAGCGCGTCAACGCCATCCTCGGTGGCGCGCCGGCCCCGGCCGAGCCCGCCCCGGAGACGAAGAAGGGCGGCAAGGCCGAGAAGAAGGCCGCCGAGCCCAAGCCGGCCGAGGTCAAGGCTCCCGAGGCGAAGCCCGCCGAGGTCGCGCCCGGGGAGATTGACATCACCGACTTCGCCAAGGTGGTGCTCAAGGTGGGCCACATCCTGGCCGCCGAGCGCGTGCCCAAGGCGGACAAGCTGCTCAAGCTGACGGTGGACCTCGGGGAAGGGCAGCCGCGCACCATTTGTTCCGGCATCGCCGAGGCCTTCCAACCCGAGCAGGTCCAGGGCCGCAAGGTGGTGGTGGTGGCCAACCTCAAGCCGCGCATGCTGCGGGGCATCGAGTCGCGCGGGATGATTCTCACCGCGGGCTCCGGGGGCAAGGACCTGTCGTTGCTGGACCCGGGCGACATGCCGCCGGGCTCCGAGGTGAAGTGA